A stretch of the Solanum dulcamara chromosome 6, daSolDulc1.2, whole genome shotgun sequence genome encodes the following:
- the LOC129891578 gene encoding heptahelical transmembrane protein 2 produces MKRRGKKISKLRDGERVESEDRIDKTIRKNDEKLDRRKKLVKYEALPEYLQDNEFIRDYYRCEWPLKDMALSLFSWHNETLNIWTHLGGFVVFVTLTVMSLTEKTTTVENLFAGIFRGTGDGEWLNMKNNGSGDTFPDSYTRQITNPSFLDINRDGYEVAIWPWFVFLGGAMGCLISSTLSHLFACHSLRYNLFFWRLDYAGISLMIVCSFFCPIYYIFCDQPFWCIFYLSTITIFGILAIITLLSPALFSGRFRSFRATLFLAMGFSGLIPATHALFLHFGHPQVLVALGYEIITGILYAIGAVFYMTRFPERCKPGAFDLVGHSHQIFHVFVVAAALTHCVASLVIMDWRRGWPPSNEGMMG; encoded by the exons ATGAAACGAAGAGGAAAGAAGATTTCGAAACTCAGAGATGGCGAACGAGTCGAATCAGAAGATCGAATCGATAAAACAATTAGAAAAAATGATGAGAAATTAGATCGGAGAAAAAAATTGGTAAAGTACGAAGCATTACCTGAATACCTTCAGGATAACGAATTTATCAGAGATTATTATCGATGTGAATGGCCTTTGAAGGATATGGCTCTCAGCTTATTTTCATGGCATAATGAAACATTAAATATTTGGAC GCATTTGGGAGGATTTGTGGTATTTGTGACATTGACAGTGATGAGTTTGACGGAGAAGACGACGACGGTGGAGAATTTGTTCGCCGGAATTTTCAG AGGGACGGGTGATGGAGAATGGTTGAATATGAAGAATAATGGCTCCGGCGATACTTTTCCG GACTCTTATACCAGACAGATAACAAATCCATCATTTCTAGACATAAATAGAGATGGTTATGAAGTTGCCATATGGCCTTGGTTTGTTTTCTTAGGAGGAGCTATGGGTTGTTTGATTTCCAGCACTCTCTCTCATCTATTTGCTTGTCACTCACTTAGATATAACCTCTTCTTCTGGAGATTAGATTATGCTGGCATTTCACTCATGATagtctgttctttcttttgcccAATTTACTATATCTTCTGTGATCAACCATTCTGGTGTATCTTTTACCTATCTACCATTactatatttggtatacttgcCATTATCACCCTCCTCTCCCCGGCTCTATTCTCCGGTCGTTTCAGATCCTTTAGGGCTACTCTCTTTCTTGCTATGGGTTTCTCAGGACTGATCCCAGCTACACATGCACTTTTCCTACACTTTGGTCATCCACAAGTACTTGTAGCTCTAGGGTATGAGATAATCACGGGAATTTTGTATGCTATTGGAGCAGTATTTTACATGACAAGATTTCCAGAAAGATGCAAACCTGGTGCATTTGACCTTGTAGGACACAGCCATCAAATCTTCCATGTGTTCGTCGTTGCAGCAGCACTCACACATTGTGTTGCTTCCCTTGTTATTATGGATTGGCGACGAGGATGGCCACCCAGCAATGAAGGTATGATGGGGTAG